CATGCCCTGACGGATGTTTGCAGCTGCAGCGATACACTGCTCCTCGTTGACTTGCAAAGCGGAATGAACGAGGAGTGAAAATGCGTAAGGTGACCGCATTAGTCATGGCATCCATGTTGGCATCAGGTTCCGCCATCGCCGCTGACGCCCTATCGCCTTCCACGCATGATGCAGCAACCAGCAACCCCGGCCAGCATCATATGTTTGATGGCGTCAGGTTGACTGAAAAGCAACGTCAGCAAATGCGCGATTTAATGCGCCAGGCCCGTCACGACCTGCCTGGTGTCAATGTAGCTGAAATGGAAGCAATGCATAAGCT
The nucleotide sequence above comes from Serratia rhizosphaerae. Encoded proteins:
- the cpxP gene encoding cell-envelope stress modulator CpxP; translation: MRKVTALVMASMLASGSAIAADALSPSTHDAATSNPGQHHMFDGVRLTEKQRQQMRDLMRQARHDLPGVNVAEMEAMHKLVTANKFDEAAVYAQAEKVAQEQVKRQVEMARVRNQMYNLLTPQQKSVLDQKHQQRMQQMEQQLSGLQQASAQK